One genomic window of Methanosarcina acetivorans C2A includes the following:
- a CDS encoding IS630-like element ISMac18 family transposase (programmed frameshift): MIRYTVTLTEDERRSLCELASKGKHNSQQILNALILLNCDKSELNVTHSTNEEISRVLNISMKKIDRVKKRFVEEGLEVALNGKESDRIYTKKVDGDAEAHLVALSCSQPPEGFARWSLRLLADKAVELGYFEDISHETVRRTLKKNEIKPWQKKQWVIPPEQNSSFVANMEMVLDVYKRPFDPRNPVVCMDESPKQLIAETRIPIPCSPGKPSRYDYEYERNGVCNVFLACEPLTGKRMVKITERKTKREWAYFLEEIEGQHENADKITLVMDNLNTHIPGSLYETFPPPKAKALWDKFEFVYTPKHGSWLNMAEIELNVLTGQCLKRRMDNIELVRKEVCTWQNYRNNKNSKVNWQFTTDDARIKLSRLYPTIED; encoded by the exons ATGATTAGATATACTGTGACACTTACCGAAGATGAACGTAGATCTCTTTGTGAACTTGCTTCAAAGGGAAAACATAACTCTCAACAAATTCTCAATGCTCTGATCTTGCTTAATTGCGATAAAAGTGAATTGAATGTTACCCATTCAACCAATGAAGAAATCTCACGTGTCCTGAATATTAGTATGAAAAAAATTGACCGTGTTAAGAAGCGATTTGTTGAAGAAGGACTTGAAGTTGCCCTCAACGGGAAAGAAAGCGATCGCATTTATACTAAAAAAGTTGATGGTGACGCTGAAGCCCATTTAGTCGCCCTTAGTTGCAGTCAACCCCCTGAAGGTTTTGCAAGATGGTCTTTGAGATTATTAGCCGATAAGGCTGTAGAACTTGGCTATTTCGAGGATATTTCTCACGAAACAGTACGGCGTACTTTAAA AAAAAACGAAATTAAACCCTGGCAAAAGAAACAATGGGTAATTCCTCCAGAACAAAACAGTAGCTTTGTTGCGAATATGGAAATGGTTCTGGATGTTTATAAACGTCCGTTTGATCCACGAAATCCTGTTGTATGTATGGACGAATCCCCAAAACAACTGATTGCAGAAACCAGGATTCCTATTCCCTGCTCACCAGGAAAGCCATCCAGGTACGATTATGAATATGAGCGAAATGGGGTGTGCAATGTATTCCTTGCTTGTGAACCATTGACAGGGAAAAGAATGGTAAAGATTACTGAAAGAAAAACAAAGCGAGAATGGGCTTATTTCCTGGAAGAAATAGAAGGTCAACATGAAAATGCAGATAAAATTACGTTAGTTATGGACAATCTAAACACGCATATACCTGGATCTCTCTACGAAACATTTCCACCACCCAAAGCAAAGGCGCTGTGGGACAAATTTGAGTTCGTGTACACACCAAAACATGGAAGCTGGTTGAACATGGCAGAGATTGAACTGAACGTACTTACAGGTCAATGTTTAAAAAGAAGAATGGATAACATCGAACTTGTTAGGAAAGAAGTATGCACATGGCAAAATTACAGAAACAACAAAAATTCAAAGGTTAATTGGCAATTCACAACAGATGATGCAAGGATAAAATTGTCACGTCTTTATCCGACAATTGAGGATTGA
- a CDS encoding serine O-acetyltransferase → MFYLLKIFLGFHVGLNVFGPGLAISHVGTIIVNGNARIGENCRIHVCTVIGTKAGTSGKTPKIGNNVYIGPGAKIFRDIEIADGIAIGANSVVNKSFTEPNIGIAGIPAKKINGRGSEGLVPKKLLIELKKDYPELFEKT, encoded by the coding sequence ATGTTTTACCTACTAAAAATATTTCTTGGTTTTCATGTTGGACTAAATGTTTTCGGTCCAGGATTAGCCATAAGTCATGTAGGTACGATTATTGTCAACGGAAACGCAAGAATAGGTGAGAATTGCAGGATACACGTATGTACGGTCATCGGAACTAAAGCAGGAACAAGTGGAAAAACACCAAAAATAGGAAATAATGTTTACATTGGGCCAGGAGCAAAAATATTTAGAGATATAGAAATTGCGGATGGAATAGCTATAGGAGCTAATTCAGTCGTGAATAAGTCATTTACAGAACCAAATATTGGGATTGCAGGGATTCCAGCTAAGAAAATAAACGGTAGAGGTTCTGAGGGACTGGTCCCCAAAAAGTTGCTCATAGAACTAAAAAAAGATTATCCTGAACTTTTCGAAAAAACCTGA
- a CDS encoding CRISPR-associated endonuclease Cas1, translating to MINNLIFTCVSQSELLQAPRKSFQEELFSIPFKSRIRHNVQVSILDWNSKLLTTVLPPKSTNVKTKFVRYHAFEDQEKRLEMAKEFIEVKFSKSQAVIDDLKLKYSEIKFDVLYERTKLRDVKSIRKILKIKRHDGSSGNTRLFVRFFRKVQDNLFLVL from the coding sequence ATCATAAACAACCTTATTTTTACCTGTGTCTCACAATCAGAACTGCTCCAAGCACCCAGAAAGAGTTTCCAAGAGGAACTCTTTTCAATTCCATTTAAGAGCCGAATCAGGCATAATGTCCAAGTTTCTATCTTAGATTGGAACAGCAAGCTCTTAACAACTGTGCTTCCTCCTAAAAGTACTAATGTAAAAACAAAGTTTGTTCGGTATCATGCTTTTGAAGATCAGGAAAAAAGGCTTGAAATGGCAAAGGAGTTCATCGAAGTTAAATTTAGCAAGTCCCAGGCTGTTATTGACGACCTTAAATTAAAGTATTCTGAAATTAAATTTGACGTATTGTATGAACGCACAAAACTAAGAGATGTAAAGAGCATCAGGAAAATTTTGAAAATAAAGAGGCATGATGGAAGTTCTGGTAATACCCGATTATTCGTCAGGTTTTTTCGAAAAGTTCAGGATAATCTTTTTTTAGTTCTATGA
- the istA gene encoding IS21-like element ISMac9 family transposase → MLKKEDLFLIRDLSSQNLSISEIARQTGFDRKTVRKYLQLKTLPEPQKRPGRKSKLDPYKPYILKKLEEGSYTTARLYREIKEMGFDGGMTIVKDFVREVRPQQGVPAVFRYETKPGVQAQVDWAEMGTVEVDGKIKKLFCFNMILGYSRMKYVEFTLGIDTSTLIQCHLNAFEYFGGFTQEILYDNMKQVVIKRALKSSDSEWNSQFEDFFKCFGFIPRLCRPYRPQTKGKIENTVGYVKRDFFLGRRFTSLEDLNAQVHRWLERVNSTVHGTTYQIPLERFKEEKLIPLDQVPPYKVVHKETRKVSRDCYISFLGNKYSVPYRFAGRTAELQIFEGIFEVYVDYEKVCEHEILSGNCRVSRKKEHFQGLLSEILKENSKCKKELQIPLKFSGPEVEKRSLDIYETFSDGDFE, encoded by the coding sequence ATGCTGAAAAAGGAGGATTTATTCTTGATTCGAGATTTAAGTTCACAAAACTTGAGCATTAGTGAAATCGCCAGACAAACCGGTTTTGACAGGAAAACTGTGAGGAAATATCTCCAGCTGAAAACCTTACCTGAACCCCAGAAACGTCCCGGAAGAAAGAGCAAGCTTGATCCATATAAACCTTATATACTCAAAAAGCTTGAAGAAGGCTCCTACACTACTGCTCGGCTCTATCGGGAAATCAAAGAAATGGGTTTTGATGGAGGAATGACCATCGTCAAGGACTTTGTAAGAGAAGTCCGACCTCAGCAGGGAGTCCCTGCTGTATTCCGCTATGAAACAAAACCAGGTGTACAGGCTCAGGTTGACTGGGCAGAGATGGGAACAGTTGAGGTTGATGGAAAGATAAAGAAACTCTTTTGCTTCAACATGATTCTTGGATATTCCAGGATGAAATATGTTGAATTTACACTGGGCATAGACACTTCCACTCTTATCCAGTGTCATCTGAACGCCTTTGAGTACTTTGGAGGATTTACACAGGAGATTCTCTATGATAACATGAAACAGGTTGTTATCAAAAGAGCCTTAAAATCATCAGATTCTGAATGGAACTCACAGTTTGAGGATTTCTTCAAATGCTTTGGTTTTATTCCACGGTTATGCAGGCCTTACAGGCCTCAGACAAAAGGTAAAATTGAAAATACGGTAGGCTATGTCAAGAGGGATTTCTTCCTTGGAAGACGATTTACCTCTCTCGAAGACCTGAACGCCCAAGTTCACAGGTGGTTGGAAAGGGTAAATTCAACTGTCCACGGAACAACCTATCAAATCCCCCTTGAACGTTTTAAGGAGGAGAAACTGATCCCTCTGGATCAGGTTCCTCCTTACAAAGTTGTCCATAAGGAGACCAGAAAGGTCTCCAGAGACTGTTATATTTCGTTCCTTGGAAATAAGTATTCTGTTCCTTACAGGTTTGCAGGAAGAACTGCAGAGCTTCAGATTTTTGAAGGAATATTCGAGGTCTATGTTGATTATGAGAAGGTTTGTGAACATGAAATTCTTTCAGGTAATTGTAGGGTTTCCAGAAAAAAGGAACATTTTCAGGGCCTCCTGAGTGAGATTCTTAAAGAGAATTCAAAATGCAAGAAAGAATTACAGATTCCGTTGAAGTTCTCAGGTCCTGAAGTTGAAAAGAGGTCTCTTGACATCTATGAAACATTCAGTGACGGTGATTTTGAATGA
- the istB gene encoding IS21-like element ISMac9 family helper ATPase IstB translates to MNNFSYERLHSNLQYLKLNTIEEVLDNYLEIAARDSKTTMEVLDYLFEQEKKHREAAAIERRMKSAAFPVKKTLDEFDFEFQSSIDKKVIEDLATLRFVHNVENVVFLGPPGVGKSHLAIALGIEVAKAGISVYFTNTGNLIEKLKIANREGMLEKKLKGFMKFKVLIIDEMGYLPFDEEGAHCLFQLISRRYEKSSTIFTSNKSYGEWGEIFKDQVIAAAVLDRILHHCTTINIRGESYRLKERKKHGIKSGNIYQ, encoded by the coding sequence ATGAACAATTTCAGCTATGAGAGACTTCACAGTAACCTGCAATACCTCAAACTGAATACTATTGAAGAGGTTCTGGACAACTATCTTGAAATTGCTGCAAGAGATAGCAAGACAACAATGGAAGTACTTGATTATCTGTTTGAACAGGAAAAGAAGCACAGAGAAGCTGCTGCAATTGAGAGAAGGATGAAAAGTGCAGCATTTCCTGTGAAAAAGACGCTTGATGAATTCGATTTTGAGTTTCAGTCATCTATTGATAAAAAAGTCATAGAAGACCTTGCAACCTTGAGATTTGTTCATAACGTAGAAAACGTTGTTTTCCTTGGTCCTCCCGGAGTTGGAAAGTCTCATCTTGCAATCGCTCTTGGGATTGAAGTAGCAAAAGCAGGGATTTCGGTTTACTTTACCAATACAGGAAACCTTATCGAGAAGTTGAAAATAGCAAATCGAGAAGGAATGCTTGAAAAGAAACTCAAAGGCTTTATGAAATTTAAAGTTCTGATCATTGATGAAATGGGTTATCTCCCATTTGATGAGGAAGGAGCTCACTGTTTATTTCAGTTGATTTCCAGACGTTATGAAAAGAGTTCGACCATCTTTACGTCAAATAAATCATATGGAGAATGGGGAGAGATATTCAAAGACCAGGTAATAGCGGCTGCTGTACTTGATAGAATTCTCCATCACTGTACTACAATTAACATCAGAGGAGAAAGTTACAGGCTGAAAGAAAGGAAGAAACATGGTATAAAATCAGGAAATATCTACCAGTAA